From uncultured Roseateles sp., the proteins below share one genomic window:
- a CDS encoding efflux RND transporter permease subunit, which produces MSANNHNSLGASGRIAAFFQSAQITPLLALAALLLGLFAVMVTPREEEPQINVTMADVLIPFPGASARDVEQMVATPAEQVLNGIAGVEHVMSMSRPGLAVITVQYKVGVPRTEALVRLYDAVNSHADWLPPGLGVSAPLVKPKGIDDVPIVSLTLFSKNADTGAFDLERVAHSLEIALKRVPGTREVTTIGGPGRAMRVEIDPGRMSGAGLTLAELRQALLSANAGLPLGDLLGANQAIALEAGPFLASARDVEELVVGVREGKPVFLRDVARVQDGPLTPTRYVWHGEAGAEYPAVTMAITKKAGENAIDVANAVMKQVAALRNTVIPAEVQVSETRNYGASANDKAQKLIQKLLFATASVVALVFIALGRREAAIVGTAVILTLTVTLFASWAWGFTLNRVSLFALIFSIGILVDDAIVVVENIHRHQQLFPGRSLAQIIPGAVDEVGGPTILATLTVIAALLPMAFVSGLMGPYMSPIPINASMGMLLSLAIAFVVTPWLARIWMKALPPDQAGDPEALHGLSARLAPVFERVFRPLLDLQQGSRNRKLLGLGIAALIALSLLLPATGLVLLKMLPFDNKSELQVVVDMPAGTPLEQTAAVMHELGAYLATVPEVTHYQAFAGTASPINFNGLVRQYYLRSGTEQGDIQVNLVDKHARADKSHTIALRMRPELQAIARRHGANVKIVEVPPGPPVLSPIVAEIYGPEAEGRQQVAQAVRALMERSDGLVDVDDSSIARAPRKLLLVDRRKAALLGVPQQAIVSTLRAAQSGEAVTYLHDQSKYPAAALLQLPAEGQGDLDLLLSLAVRSAAGKLVPIRELITVSDTVREQPIHHKDLLPVNYVLADVADATGKLDSPLYGMFAMRGGLLDITTPGGGQLQEFFIRQPEDGYRDYAIKWDGEWQITYETFRDMGLAYAVGLVLIYLLVVAQFGSYLTPLIIMAPIPLTIIGVMPGHALLGAQYTATSMIGMIALAGIIVRNSILLVDFINLQVRSGMAFERAIVRSATTRAQPIMLTGMAAMMGAFFILDDPIFNGLAISLIFGIFVSTLLTLVVIPTLYYLAYRHRLHALTGTSTEGELP; this is translated from the coding sequence ATGAGCGCCAACAATCACAACTCCCTGGGTGCCTCCGGCCGCATCGCAGCCTTTTTCCAGAGCGCGCAGATCACCCCTTTGCTGGCCCTGGCGGCCCTGCTGCTGGGTCTCTTCGCGGTGATGGTCACGCCCCGCGAGGAAGAGCCGCAGATCAATGTGACGATGGCCGACGTGCTGATCCCCTTCCCTGGCGCCAGCGCCCGGGACGTGGAACAGATGGTGGCCACGCCGGCCGAGCAGGTGCTGAACGGCATAGCCGGCGTCGAACACGTGATGTCGATGTCGCGCCCGGGCCTGGCCGTGATCACCGTGCAGTACAAGGTCGGCGTGCCGCGCACCGAGGCGCTGGTACGCCTGTACGACGCCGTCAACTCCCATGCCGACTGGCTGCCCCCCGGCCTGGGCGTCTCGGCGCCCCTCGTCAAGCCCAAGGGCATAGACGATGTGCCCATCGTCAGCCTGACCCTGTTCAGCAAGAACGCGGACACCGGCGCCTTCGATCTGGAGCGCGTCGCCCACAGCCTGGAGATAGCCCTCAAGCGGGTGCCCGGCACGCGCGAAGTCACGACGATTGGCGGCCCCGGCCGCGCCATGCGCGTCGAGATCGACCCCGGCCGCATGAGCGGCGCCGGCCTGACCCTGGCCGAGCTGCGCCAGGCGCTGCTGTCGGCCAATGCCGGCCTGCCTCTGGGCGATCTGCTTGGCGCCAATCAGGCCATCGCGCTGGAGGCCGGGCCTTTCCTGGCCTCGGCCCGCGACGTCGAGGAGCTGGTCGTCGGCGTGCGTGAGGGCAAGCCGGTGTTCCTGCGCGACGTGGCACGGGTACAGGACGGCCCGCTCACGCCCACGAGGTATGTCTGGCATGGCGAGGCCGGCGCCGAGTACCCCGCGGTGACGATGGCCATCACCAAGAAGGCCGGCGAGAACGCCATCGACGTGGCCAATGCGGTGATGAAGCAGGTGGCTGCGCTGCGCAACACCGTGATACCGGCCGAGGTGCAGGTCAGCGAAACGCGCAACTACGGCGCGAGTGCGAATGACAAGGCACAGAAGCTGATACAGAAGCTGCTCTTTGCCACCGCCTCGGTGGTGGCCCTGGTCTTCATTGCCCTGGGCCGGCGCGAGGCGGCCATCGTCGGCACGGCGGTGATACTGACCCTGACGGTGACACTGTTCGCCTCCTGGGCCTGGGGCTTCACGCTGAACCGGGTGTCGCTGTTTGCGCTGATCTTCTCGATCGGCATCCTGGTCGACGATGCCATCGTGGTGGTCGAGAACATCCACCGCCACCAGCAGCTGTTCCCGGGCCGCAGCCTGGCCCAGATCATCCCCGGGGCGGTCGATGAGGTCGGCGGCCCGACCATTCTGGCCACCCTGACCGTCATCGCCGCCCTGCTGCCCATGGCCTTCGTCAGCGGCCTGATGGGCCCCTACATGAGCCCCATCCCCATCAATGCCTCGATGGGTATGCTGCTGTCGCTGGCGATTGCCTTCGTCGTCACGCCCTGGCTGGCGCGTATCTGGATGAAAGCCCTGCCGCCGGACCAGGCCGGCGACCCGGAGGCGCTGCACGGCCTCTCGGCCAGGCTGGCCCCTGTCTTCGAGCGGGTCTTCAGGCCCCTGCTGGACCTGCAGCAGGGCTCGCGCAACCGCAAGCTGCTCGGCCTGGGCATCGCCGCGCTGATCGCACTCTCGCTGCTGCTGCCGGCCACCGGCCTGGTGCTGCTCAAGATGCTGCCCTTCGACAACAAGTCGGAGTTACAGGTCGTTGTCGACATGCCCGCCGGCACGCCGCTGGAGCAGACGGCCGCGGTGATGCACGAGCTGGGCGCGTATCTGGCCACCGTGCCCGAAGTCACCCACTACCAGGCCTTTGCCGGCACCGCCTCGCCGATCAACTTCAATGGCCTGGTGCGACAGTACTATCTGCGCTCGGGCACCGAGCAGGGCGACATCCAGGTCAATCTGGTCGACAAGCACGCTCGCGCCGACAAGAGCCACACCATCGCTCTGCGGATGCGGCCCGAGCTGCAGGCGATAGCCCGCCGCCACGGCGCGAATGTGAAGATCGTCGAAGTACCCCCGGGGCCACCGGTGCTGTCACCCATCGTGGCCGAGATCTACGGCCCCGAGGCCGAGGGCCGCCAGCAGGTGGCCCAGGCGGTGCGCGCGCTGATGGAGCGCTCGGATGGCCTGGTCGACGTGGACGACAGCAGCATCGCCCGCGCGCCCCGCAAGCTGCTGCTGGTGGACCGCCGCAAGGCCGCCCTGCTGGGCGTGCCGCAGCAGGCCATCGTCAGCACGCTGCGCGCGGCGCAGTCGGGCGAGGCGGTCACCTATCTGCACGACCAGAGCAAATACCCGGCCGCCGCCCTGCTGCAGCTGCCGGCTGAAGGCCAGGGCGATCTGGACCTGCTGCTGTCGCTCGCCGTGCGCAGCGCCGCCGGCAAGCTGGTGCCGATACGCGAGCTGATCACCGTCAGCGACACGGTGCGCGAGCAGCCCATCCATCACAAGGACCTGCTGCCGGTCAACTATGTGCTGGCCGACGTTGCCGATGCGACGGGCAAGCTCGACAGCCCGCTGTACGGCATGTTCGCGATGCGCGGCGGGCTGTTGGACATCACCACGCCCGGCGGCGGCCAGCTGCAGGAGTTCTTCATCCGCCAGCCCGAGGACGGCTATCGCGACTACGCGATCAAGTGGGATGGCGAGTGGCAGATCACCTACGAGACCTTCCGCGACATGGGCCTGGCCTATGCTGTCGGCCTGGTGCTGATCTATCTGCTGGTGGTGGCGCAGTTCGGTTCCTACCTGACCCCGCTGATCATCATGGCGCCTATCCCGCTGACCATCATCGGCGTGATGCCGGGCCATGCGCTGCTGGGTGCCCAGTACACCGCCACCAGCATGATAGGCATGATCGCGCTGGCCGGCATCATCGTGCGCAACTCCATCCTGCTGGTGGATTTCATCAATCTGCAGGTCCGGTCCGGGATGGCGTTCGAGCGGGCCATCGTCCGCTCGGCCACCACCCGCGCCCAGCCCATCATGCTGACCGGCATGGCCGCGATGATGGGGGCCTTCTTCATCCTCGACGACCCGATCTTCAATGGTCTGGCGATCTCGCTGATCTTCGGCATCTTCGTCTCCACCCTGCTCACGCTGGTGGTGATTCCGACGCTGTACTACCTGGCCTACCGCCACCGTCTGCACGCCCTCACGGGCACTTCAACCGAAGGAGAACTTCCATGA
- a CDS encoding phosphoribulokinase yields the protein MSERHPIIAITGSSGAGTSSVTRTFANIFRRERVKAAVIEGDSFHRYDRREMRARQAEAEAQGNRNFSHFGPENNLFEELEQLFRSYSECGSGRWRHYLHDPGEAAPFGQEPGTFTPWQDLEPDTEMLFYEGLHGAVVTPELNIACHPDLLIGVVPVINLEWIQKLWRDEHVRGYSAEAVTDTILRRMPDYVHYICPQFAHTHVNFQRVPMVDTSNPFMARDIPSPDESMVVIRFAQPKGIDFQYLLSMIHDSFMSRANTIVVPGGKMELAMQLIFTPFIWRMMERRQRALAL from the coding sequence ATGTCCGAACGCCACCCCATCATCGCCATCACCGGCTCGTCGGGCGCCGGCACCTCGTCGGTGACCCGCACCTTTGCCAATATCTTTCGCCGCGAGCGTGTCAAGGCCGCCGTGATCGAGGGCGACAGCTTCCACCGCTACGACCGCAGGGAGATGCGCGCCCGCCAGGCCGAGGCCGAGGCCCAGGGCAACCGCAACTTCAGCCACTTCGGGCCGGAGAACAATCTGTTCGAGGAGCTGGAGCAGCTGTTCCGCAGCTACAGCGAGTGCGGCAGCGGCCGCTGGCGCCACTACCTGCACGACCCCGGCGAGGCCGCGCCCTTCGGGCAGGAGCCCGGCACCTTCACGCCCTGGCAAGACCTGGAGCCCGACACCGAGATGCTGTTCTACGAGGGCCTGCACGGCGCGGTGGTGACGCCGGAGCTGAACATTGCGTGCCATCCCGATCTGCTGATCGGCGTGGTGCCGGTGATCAATCTCGAGTGGATACAGAAGCTCTGGCGCGACGAGCATGTGCGCGGCTACTCGGCCGAGGCAGTGACGGACACCATACTGCGCCGCATGCCCGACTATGTGCACTACATCTGCCCGCAGTTCGCCCACACCCATGTGAACTTCCAGCGCGTGCCCATGGTGGACACCTCCAACCCCTTCATGGCGCGCGACATCCCCTCGCCGGACGAGAGCATGGTGGTGATCCGTTTCGCCCAGCCCAAGGGCATTGACTTCCAGTACCTGCTGAGCATGATCCACGACTCGTTCATGTCGCGGGCCAACACCATCGTCGTGCCGGGCGGCAAGATGGAGCTGGCGATGCAGCTGATCTTCACGCCCTTCATCTGGCGGATGATGGAGCGGCGCCAGCGGGCGCTGGCGCTCTGA
- a CDS encoding OsmC family protein yields MSDNSAISIELKQQQDYRFEAHFGPPVAPLVCDEPPPMGAAAGPSPVQLLCAAVANCISDSLLFALRKYKQTPEPLSCKVTAEVGRNAEGRQRVLAMTARLQLGVAAAELQHLDRVLSQFESYCTVTQSVGQGIPIVVEVWDASGARLK; encoded by the coding sequence ATGAGTGACAACAGCGCGATCAGCATCGAGCTGAAGCAGCAGCAGGACTACCGTTTCGAGGCCCACTTCGGCCCCCCGGTGGCGCCCCTGGTCTGCGACGAACCGCCGCCTATGGGCGCCGCCGCCGGCCCCTCGCCGGTGCAACTGCTGTGCGCCGCCGTGGCCAACTGCATCAGCGACTCCCTGCTGTTTGCGCTGCGCAAGTACAAGCAGACGCCCGAGCCGCTGAGCTGCAAGGTCACGGCGGAGGTGGGCCGCAACGCCGAGGGCCGGCAGCGGGTGCTGGCCATGACGGCAAGGCTGCAACTGGGCGTGGCTGCCGCGGAACTCCAGCATCTGGATCGCGTGCTGAGCCAGTTCGAGAGCTATTGCACGGTGACCCAGAGTGTGGGCCAGGGCATTCCTATCGTGGTGGAGGTCTGGGACGCCAGCGGCGCCCGGCTGAAATGA
- a CDS encoding metalloregulator ArsR/SmtB family transcription factor encodes MDARNTEDKVFESVAELFSLLSTPIRLKIISAVCNGEKNVSELLSEIDTTQPNMSQHLSTLYRSGVLSKRREGTQIYYKLQSDRVAALCRAVCTQVAIEMDPDTEIDAKERLMPAGARLG; translated from the coding sequence ATGGATGCTCGCAACACCGAAGACAAGGTCTTTGAGTCGGTCGCCGAACTGTTCTCGCTGCTGTCGACGCCGATACGGCTGAAGATCATCAGCGCCGTCTGCAACGGCGAGAAAAATGTCTCCGAGCTGCTCAGCGAGATCGACACCACGCAGCCGAATATGTCGCAGCATCTGTCCACCCTGTACCGCAGCGGCGTGCTGTCCAAGCGCCGCGAGGGCACGCAGATCTACTACAAGCTGCAGAGCGACCGCGTGGCCGCGCTGTGCCGCGCCGTCTGCACCCAGGTGGCAATCGAGATGGACCCCGACACGGAGATCGACGCCAAGGAGCGCCTGATGCCGGCCGGGGCCCGACTGGGCTGA
- a CDS encoding HAD-IA family hydrolase: MKLAALIFDVDGTLADTEDLHRQAFNEAFADEGLAWHWDAAQYTELLRVAGGKERIRHGWLQRGPERPALDEATVQRLHSRKTAAYARQVAAGALPLRAGVQALIEAAPGAGLRLAIATTTSPVNVAVLLGQTLGPDWRRCFEVIEDASTAPLKKPHPQVYQQALARLHLPAGACLALEDSANGLRAARAADLACVVTPTAFTAHHDFSGALRVLDGLAGITPALLRDWHALFLTCTEASP; this comes from the coding sequence ATGAAGCTCGCCGCGCTGATTTTCGATGTGGACGGCACGCTGGCCGACACCGAGGACCTGCACCGCCAGGCCTTCAACGAGGCCTTCGCCGACGAAGGCCTGGCCTGGCACTGGGACGCCGCGCAGTACACCGAGCTGCTGCGGGTGGCGGGCGGCAAGGAGCGCATCCGCCATGGCTGGCTGCAGCGCGGGCCGGAGCGTCCGGCGCTCGACGAGGCCACCGTGCAACGCCTGCACAGCCGCAAGACGGCGGCCTACGCGCGCCAGGTGGCGGCCGGGGCGCTGCCGCTGCGCGCCGGCGTGCAGGCGCTGATCGAGGCCGCTCCGGGCGCCGGCCTGCGCCTGGCCATTGCCACCACGACCTCGCCCGTCAATGTGGCCGTGCTGCTCGGCCAGACCCTGGGCCCCGACTGGCGGCGGTGCTTCGAGGTGATAGAGGACGCCTCGACCGCGCCGCTGAAGAAACCCCATCCGCAGGTCTATCAGCAGGCGCTGGCCCGCCTGCATCTGCCGGCCGGCGCCTGCCTGGCGCTGGAGGATTCGGCCAACGGCCTGCGGGCCGCCCGCGCCGCCGACCTGGCCTGCGTCGTCACACCGACCGCCTTCACCGCCCACCATGATTTCAGCGGCGCGCTGCGCGTGCTCGATGGCCTGGCCGGCATCACGCCCGCACTGCTGCGCGACTGGCATGCCTTGTTCCTGACTTGCACCGAGGCCTCGCCATGA
- a CDS encoding class 1 fructose-bisphosphatase, translating into MNTPQRWTLTRYLIEQRRRFPTASGDLNALILDIALACKAIARIVARGRLVEPVQAGQINVQGEEQKPLDVLSNELFLRMNEWSGHLAGMASEEMALPHVIPEAFPRGKYLLVFDPLDGSSNIDVNVAVGSIFSILRAPPEVSDGRRPLIEADFLQPGAAQVAAGYAIYGPATMLVLTVGNGAVGFTLDPELGEFLLTDPELRVPEQTRELAINSSNSRFWEPPVKRYVDECLAGKSGVRGKDFNMRWIASMVAEAHRILMRGGVFLYPRDSKDAAKPGRLRLLYEANPIAMVMEQAGGRASTGRQPMLGVVPGELHQRIPLVFGSRDEVERIERYHHEPSAEAAPSPLFAARSLFRD; encoded by the coding sequence ATGAACACCCCGCAGCGCTGGACGCTGACGCGCTACCTGATCGAGCAGCGCCGCCGCTTCCCCACGGCCAGCGGCGATCTCAATGCGCTGATTCTCGATATCGCACTGGCCTGCAAGGCGATCGCCCGCATCGTCGCGCGCGGCCGGCTGGTCGAGCCTGTGCAGGCGGGGCAGATCAATGTGCAGGGCGAGGAGCAGAAGCCGCTGGACGTGCTGTCCAACGAGCTGTTCCTGCGCATGAACGAGTGGAGCGGCCATCTGGCCGGCATGGCGTCGGAGGAGATGGCGCTGCCGCATGTCATTCCCGAGGCCTTTCCGCGTGGCAAATACCTGCTGGTGTTCGATCCGCTCGATGGCTCGTCGAACATCGACGTCAACGTGGCGGTGGGCAGCATCTTCTCCATCCTGCGCGCGCCGCCCGAGGTCAGCGATGGCCGGCGTCCGCTGATCGAGGCCGACTTCCTGCAGCCCGGCGCGGCCCAGGTGGCCGCCGGCTATGCGATCTACGGACCGGCCACGATGCTGGTGCTGACAGTGGGCAATGGCGCGGTGGGCTTCACACTCGACCCCGAGCTGGGCGAGTTCCTGCTCACCGACCCGGAGCTGCGCGTGCCCGAGCAGACCCGCGAGCTCGCCATCAACAGCTCCAACAGCCGCTTCTGGGAGCCGCCGGTCAAGCGTTACGTTGATGAATGCCTGGCGGGGAAGAGCGGCGTGCGCGGCAAGGACTTCAATATGCGCTGGATCGCCTCGATGGTGGCCGAGGCGCACCGCATCCTGATGCGCGGAGGGGTGTTCCTCTACCCCCGCGACAGCAAGGACGCGGCCAAGCCCGGCCGCCTGCGCCTGCTCTACGAGGCAAATCCCATCGCCATGGTGATGGAGCAGGCAGGCGGCCGCGCCAGCACCGGCCGGCAGCCGATGCTGGGCGTTGTGCCCGGCGAACTGCACCAGCGCATTCCGCTGGTGTTCGGCTCGCGCGACGAGGTCGAGCGCATCGAGCGCTACCACCACGAGCCCTCGGCTGAGGCTGCACCTTCGCCGCTGTTTGCTGCCCGTAGCCTGTTCAGAGACTGA
- a CDS encoding DUF2892 domain-containing protein, translating to MTTWQIVRVAAGIFILLSLALGVPGSPLFVSPWWLAFTAFVGANLLQSGFTRWCLMESILRKLGIRPGN from the coding sequence ATGACCACCTGGCAAATCGTGCGCGTCGCCGCCGGCATCTTCATCCTGCTCTCGCTGGCCCTGGGTGTGCCCGGCAGCCCGCTGTTCGTCAGCCCCTGGTGGCTGGCCTTCACCGCCTTCGTCGGCGCCAATCTGTTGCAAAGCGGCTTCACCCGCTGGTGCCTGATGGAGTCGATACTGCGCAAGCTGGGCATCCGCCCGGGCAACTGA